The window TGAACCCGTTGCAGTTCGGGCCGAACGAGGATTACGAGAAGTATCCGCGGACCCTCGACGACGACCTGGCGGCCTGCCGGGCCGAGGGCGTGTCGGTGGTGTTCGCTCCCGGTCGCGAGGACGTCTACCCGGACGGGGCGCCGTCGGTCACGATGCACCCGGGGCCGCTCGGCGAGATCCTCGAGGGTGCCAGCCGGCCCGGGCACTTCTCCGGGATGCTCACGGTCGTCGAGAAACTGCTCATGCTCACCCGGGCCGACGTGGCCTATTTCGGCGAGAAGGACTATCAGCAGCTGGCGCTGATCCGGCGGATGGTGCGCGACCTGGAGTTGCCCGCCGAGATCGTGGGCGTTCCGACCGTACGGGAAGAAGATGGTCTCGCCCTGTCCAGCCGCAACCGCTATCTGTCGCCGGAGGAGCGGAGGGCCGCGCTCGCTCTTTCCCGCGCTCTGCGCGAGGGCGCGGCGCACGGTGACGCCGAGGCGGCCCTGGCGGCCGCCCACAAGATCCTTTCCGAGGAGCCGGGGGTACGGGCGGACTATCTCGCCCTGACCGGGGCGGACTTCGGCCCGGCCCCGGACGAGGGCCCGGCGCGCCTGTTGGTGGCAGCCCGGGTGGGCGCCACCCGTCTCATCGACAATGTTCCGCTGACACTTCAGAAGGGCGTCTGACGCTCCGAGTGCCGACCCGGTGCGTGGCGACCGCACACTCTCCTTCGCCCAGCAGTTCCGGCATTCCGCCTCCCGACTCTTCGATAT of the Actinoplanes sichuanensis genome contains:
- the panC gene encoding pantoate--beta-alanine ligase translates to MTTLVHTRADLTAALDAATGEIAVVMTMGALHEGHRQLMRVARERSAFVLVTIFVNPLQFGPNEDYEKYPRTLDDDLAACRAEGVSVVFAPGREDVYPDGAPSVTMHPGPLGEILEGASRPGHFSGMLTVVEKLLMLTRADVAYFGEKDYQQLALIRRMVRDLELPAEIVGVPTVREEDGLALSSRNRYLSPEERRAALALSRALREGAAHGDAEAALAAAHKILSEEPGVRADYLALTGADFGPAPDEGPARLLVAARVGATRLIDNVPLTLQKGV